The following proteins are co-located in the Echinicola sp. 20G genome:
- a CDS encoding TonB-dependent receptor domain-containing protein, which yields MKKVDPRAWRLFFYACIFLLSFGSRPILAQEKTTISGIVTDTDTDETLIGVNVLVKGKVIGTVTDLDGRFSLEVNQAPPLTLVFSMVGFASQEVLISNANTTGLNVQLEEQTFLGQEVVVSASRVEESILSSPVSIEKMDILSIKETASDSYYKAIANLKGVDVTSSSINFQIINARGFNSTGNTRFVQLTDGMDTQAPALNFPISNLNGPSELDVESVEFIPGASSALYGPNAFNGILLVNSKSPFDYQGLSAYYKQGMNHINGREGEPQSPQPMFEGSIRYAKAFNNKWAFKINASFMKAEDWYGTDMTDLNARSQGNLPFNPGANIVHVFGDEVANNIGLLRNVGAIQQQASNLGLGGYLSSIPDQVVSRTGYEERYLVDYGAATNKANAALHYRLNDQLELSYTFNYGAGTSVYTGAQRYSLSDFEISQHKLELKGDNFFLRAYTTRENSGGSFIADLTGVRINDMWKDNTTWFGEYTLAYMGALALQGVAPGQPGTTEQQATAHQSARNLADQGRYLPGTTEFDNASNTVKNDFIPQGSLFNDRSRMYMGEGQYNFKDEIDFLDLQVGASYRLYSLNSNGTIFADVEGNEITIAEYGAFAQGSKKFWDDHLKLMASIRYDKNENFKGQFNPRVSAVITQGNNNIRLSYQTGFRMPTTQGQHIDLNVVSARLLGGLPYYREKYEIFDNAFSLASVNAYTAEVGKGTSPVDPAATSLLVPVNDLPDLRPEQVQSFEIGYKSLLADNRLLLDFAYYYNIYNDFITQTAVRKAPGPVYPTPVNDEQAAINAVNAPSLLTPITTPGEENTFQTYTNLVGNSVKANGAALGITYNLPSNFTIGGNYNYNKLLSDIEEGFLSDFNTPEHKFNLSFSNRKLTEKLGFNVTYRYQTAFHWESSFATGEVPEVGTMDAQVSYKVKDWKSIIKLGGSNVFNNRYFLNFGGPTIGAIYYVSITFDELLN from the coding sequence ATGAAGAAAGTTGATCCAAGAGCATGGCGCCTATTTTTCTACGCCTGTATCTTTTTGTTGTCTTTTGGTAGTAGGCCCATCCTGGCACAGGAAAAGACTACTATATCGGGCATTGTAACCGACACAGACACAGATGAAACCCTTATCGGGGTAAATGTATTGGTAAAAGGTAAAGTAATCGGAACAGTTACTGATCTAGACGGACGCTTTTCGCTAGAAGTAAACCAAGCTCCTCCCTTAACACTGGTTTTCTCAATGGTCGGCTTTGCCTCTCAGGAAGTGCTGATCAGTAATGCAAATACCACTGGCCTCAATGTTCAGCTGGAAGAACAAACTTTCCTGGGGCAGGAAGTGGTGGTTTCTGCCTCAAGGGTAGAAGAAAGCATTTTAAGCTCACCCGTGTCTATTGAAAAAATGGACATTCTTAGTATTAAGGAAACTGCAAGTGATAGCTACTACAAGGCCATTGCCAATTTGAAAGGGGTAGATGTAACCTCTTCCTCTATCAACTTCCAAATCATCAATGCCAGAGGATTTAATAGCACGGGAAACACCCGCTTTGTCCAGCTTACAGATGGAATGGACACCCAAGCACCAGCTTTGAACTTTCCAATAAGTAACCTCAACGGTCCTTCGGAACTGGATGTAGAAAGTGTGGAGTTTATCCCCGGAGCATCATCTGCCCTTTACGGCCCGAATGCATTTAACGGTATCCTTTTGGTCAATAGCAAAAGTCCATTTGACTATCAGGGCTTAAGTGCCTATTACAAACAAGGTATGAACCACATCAATGGCAGAGAGGGAGAACCCCAAAGCCCACAACCTATGTTTGAAGGTTCCATCCGCTATGCCAAAGCATTTAACAATAAGTGGGCTTTTAAAATCAACGCCTCATTTATGAAAGCTGAGGATTGGTACGGAACAGATATGACCGACCTCAATGCTAGAAGTCAAGGCAACCTTCCTTTTAACCCTGGCGCGAACATTGTCCATGTATTTGGGGACGAGGTAGCTAATAACATTGGTCTACTGAGAAATGTCGGAGCTATTCAGCAACAAGCCTCTAATCTCGGGCTTGGTGGTTATTTGTCCAGTATCCCTGACCAAGTCGTATCCAGAACAGGCTACGAAGAGCGTTATTTGGTGGATTATGGCGCGGCCACCAATAAAGCTAACGCAGCTCTCCATTATAGACTAAATGATCAGCTTGAACTCTCTTACACCTTCAACTATGGTGCAGGAACCAGTGTTTATACAGGTGCTCAACGTTATTCTCTATCAGACTTTGAAATTTCCCAACACAAATTGGAGCTCAAAGGAGACAATTTCTTTTTAAGAGCTTATACTACTCGTGAAAACTCTGGAGGATCTTTTATAGCTGACCTAACCGGGGTGCGCATCAATGACATGTGGAAGGACAATACTACTTGGTTTGGAGAATATACCCTTGCCTACATGGGCGCTTTAGCGCTACAAGGAGTTGCTCCTGGTCAACCTGGAACTACCGAACAGCAAGCAACAGCACACCAATCTGCTAGAAACTTGGCAGACCAAGGAAGGTATTTACCCGGAACTACCGAGTTTGACAATGCTTCCAATACAGTTAAGAATGACTTTATTCCCCAAGGTTCCCTTTTCAATGACCGCTCCAGAATGTACATGGGAGAAGGTCAGTACAATTTTAAAGATGAGATAGACTTCTTAGACCTTCAAGTAGGTGCCAGTTACCGATTGTATTCCCTTAATTCAAACGGGACTATTTTTGCTGATGTAGAAGGAAATGAGATTACTATTGCGGAATACGGTGCCTTTGCCCAAGGATCTAAAAAATTCTGGGATGACCACCTAAAGTTAATGGCTTCTATCAGGTATGATAAAAATGAAAACTTCAAAGGCCAGTTTAATCCAAGGGTTTCTGCTGTAATCACCCAGGGCAACAACAACATCAGGCTTTCGTATCAAACCGGCTTCAGGATGCCTACCACCCAAGGCCAACATATTGACCTTAATGTAGTTTCCGCAAGATTATTGGGTGGTTTACCTTATTACAGGGAAAAATACGAAATCTTTGACAATGCCTTTTCCCTAGCATCAGTCAACGCCTACACCGCTGAGGTGGGCAAGGGAACTAGCCCGGTCGATCCTGCTGCCACCAGCCTTTTAGTACCTGTAAACGACCTTCCTGACTTAAGGCCTGAGCAAGTACAATCTTTTGAAATTGGCTACAAGAGTCTGTTGGCAGACAATAGGTTACTGTTGGATTTCGCTTACTACTATAATATTTACAATGATTTCATCACGCAGACTGCCGTTAGAAAGGCTCCTGGGCCAGTATACCCTACCCCTGTTAATGACGAGCAAGCTGCAATAAACGCAGTCAATGCCCCTTCCTTGTTGACACCAATTACCACTCCAGGTGAAGAAAACACTTTCCAAACCTACACCAATTTAGTGGGAAATAGTGTCAAGGCTAATGGTGCCGCTTTGGGCATTACCTATAATCTCCCTAGTAACTTCACCATTGGTGGCAACTATAATTACAACAAGTTACTTTCAGACATTGAAGAAGGCTTCTTGTCAGATTTCAACACTCCAGAGCACAAATTCAACCTATCTTTCTCCAATAGAAAATTAACAGAAAAATTAGGCTTTAATGTAACCTACCGTTACCAAACAGCATTCCACTGGGAGTCTTCCTTTGCAACTGGGGAAGTTCCGGAAGTAGGAACAATGGACGCTCAGGTTAGCTATAAGGTTAAAGATTGGAAGTCCATCATTAAGTTAGGGGGATCAAACGTATTCAACAATCGTTATTTCCTTAACTTCGGAGGGCCTACAATCGGAGCGATCTATTAT
- the gldC gene encoding gliding motility protein GldC: MKNSEINFTINLDEKNLPKTIKWDATDKESQGAEDTKSISLNIWDNLNHSTLRIDLWTEDMSVVEMKRFYIDILGGMAQTILNSTGDEYMSEEMKELCDRLVTHVNEENKNVK, translated from the coding sequence ATGAAAAACTCTGAGATAAATTTCACCATCAACCTTGACGAAAAGAACCTTCCCAAAACCATCAAGTGGGACGCTACAGACAAAGAAAGCCAAGGAGCAGAAGATACCAAGTCAATCAGCCTAAATATTTGGGACAACTTAAATCATAGTACGCTTCGCATTGACCTTTGGACTGAAGATATGTCAGTAGTTGAAATGAAAAGATTCTACATCGATATCCTTGGAGGAATGGCACAGACGATCTTGAACAGTACGGGTGATGAGTACATGTCTGAAGAAATGAAAGAATTGTGCGACCGACTAGTCACTCATGTAAATGAAGAAAACAAAAACGTCAAATAA
- a CDS encoding DUF2147 domain-containing protein, whose protein sequence is MTKVKLLLFSINMFFIWPIMAQDGEEILGEWVTSDGTAKLEIEKEKDSFFARVVWLANPNENGAPKLDHQNADRSLRQRPILGLKIIKSLQYKDGKWVDGELYDPESGETYSCQLKLDDKGVLEVRGYLGMPVFGRSVFWNRAK, encoded by the coding sequence ATGACAAAAGTGAAGCTTCTATTATTTTCAATCAACATGTTTTTCATTTGGCCAATAATGGCTCAAGATGGTGAGGAAATATTGGGTGAATGGGTGACCTCTGATGGAACAGCCAAGCTTGAGATAGAGAAGGAAAAGGATAGCTTTTTTGCCCGAGTGGTTTGGCTAGCTAATCCAAATGAAAACGGAGCGCCGAAATTGGATCATCAAAACGCTGACCGATCACTTCGCCAACGTCCTATATTAGGGTTGAAAATCATCAAAAGCTTACAATATAAGGATGGAAAATGGGTGGACGGTGAATTATATGACCCTGAAAGTGGGGAAACGTATTCCTGTCAGTTGAAGCTTGATGATAAAGGTGTTTTAGAAGTAAGAGGTTACTTAGGAATGCCGGTTTTTGGTCGCTCAGTTTTTTGGAATAGGGCTAAATGA
- a CDS encoding alpha-ketoglutarate-dependent dioxygenase AlkB, whose product MDLFNQDVPTNLLPYDGTVHYYGKILNEQEANFYFDRLMESIEWRHDEAVIYGKHYTTKRKVAWYGDKPYEYTYSNTTKKALAWTEELKQLKALVEEKAQVQFNSCLLNLYHDGSEGMAYHSDSEKSLGTNTVITSLSLGAERKFTFKHKSSKQTVSTILENGSLLVMRGATQSHWLHRLPPTKKVTSPRISLTFRTIVSDQFI is encoded by the coding sequence ATGGACCTTTTTAACCAAGATGTGCCAACCAATCTTCTTCCCTATGATGGAACAGTCCATTATTATGGCAAAATCCTGAACGAACAAGAGGCCAATTTTTATTTTGATAGATTGATGGAAAGCATTGAGTGGAGACATGATGAGGCTGTAATCTATGGAAAACATTACACCACCAAAAGAAAAGTGGCTTGGTATGGAGATAAGCCTTATGAATACACCTATTCTAATACCACCAAAAAAGCTTTAGCCTGGACAGAAGAATTAAAACAATTAAAAGCTTTGGTTGAGGAAAAAGCACAAGTACAATTCAATTCCTGCTTACTCAATCTTTATCATGATGGATCAGAAGGGATGGCTTACCACAGCGACAGTGAAAAATCATTGGGCACCAATACAGTTATCACCTCTTTATCCCTCGGTGCTGAGCGAAAATTCACTTTCAAACATAAAAGCAGTAAACAAACGGTTTCAACCATTCTCGAAAACGGCAGTCTGTTGGTTATGCGCGGCGCTACCCAAAGTCATTGGCTGCATCGCCTCCCTCCCACTAAAAAAGTTACCAGCCCCAGAATTAGCTTGACCTTTAGGACAATTGTTTCGGATCAATTCATTTAG
- a CDS encoding methylated-DNA--[protein]-cysteine S-methyltransferase translates to MQSQEAITYQRVAEALQYLQENYKKQPSLEEVAGESNLSPFHFQRIFTEWAGVSPKKFLQYISLGHAKRVLKDTSTNLIDASMAAGLSGSGRLHDLFIKIEGMTPGEYKNGGANLQINYNFATSPFGKVLLASTAKGICHISFLETEDLALKDLTDRYPNASFQESMEPIHQKALSIFNEDWSKVDQIKLHLKGTDFQLKVWESLLQIPIGKLSTYGQIAQHIQKPKASRAVGTAIGSNPIAYLIPCHRVIQSSGIFGGYMWGPVRKTAIIGWEAAMTDKKEIPKTSE, encoded by the coding sequence ATGCAAAGTCAGGAAGCCATTACTTACCAAAGGGTAGCAGAAGCCCTTCAATACCTACAAGAAAACTACAAAAAACAACCCAGCCTGGAAGAAGTTGCAGGAGAATCCAACCTAAGTCCATTCCACTTTCAGCGTATTTTCACAGAGTGGGCAGGAGTAAGCCCAAAGAAATTCCTTCAATATATCAGCTTAGGACATGCAAAAAGAGTGCTCAAAGACACTTCCACAAACCTAATCGACGCCAGCATGGCAGCAGGACTCTCTGGTTCTGGCAGGCTCCATGATCTTTTTATCAAGATAGAAGGCATGACACCGGGTGAGTACAAAAATGGAGGTGCCAATTTGCAGATCAACTATAACTTTGCCACAAGCCCTTTTGGAAAAGTTTTGCTTGCCTCGACTGCCAAGGGCATTTGTCATATTTCATTTTTAGAAACGGAAGATCTAGCCTTAAAAGACTTAACTGATCGATACCCTAATGCGTCATTCCAAGAATCGATGGAACCTATTCATCAGAAAGCATTGTCTATCTTCAATGAAGACTGGTCAAAAGTAGACCAAATCAAGTTGCACCTAAAAGGCACCGATTTTCAACTTAAAGTTTGGGAAAGTCTTCTGCAAATCCCTATAGGTAAGCTTTCAACCTATGGTCAAATAGCACAACATATCCAAAAACCCAAAGCTTCAAGAGCCGTAGGAACAGCAATTGGCAGCAATCCAATTGCTTATTTAATTCCCTGCCATCGGGTAATCCAGTCCAGCGGAATCTTTGGTGGATACATGTGGGGTCCTGTGCGGAAAACGGCCATTATAGGCTGGGAGGCAGCAATGACAGATAAAAAAGAAATCCCAAAAACATCAGAATAA
- a CDS encoding DinB family protein: METFFEELFTYTNHYNQKVIEVLVKNDTKDLSKSIKLFSHILNAHSLWNAKINHLSPPCKPWDLQEIKNFNSLNRRNFESSLSIIKERPMDELIKYRLGNGQELQNNVQDMLFQIINHSTYHRAQIASDFRENGLDPIMTEYIVYKMPHPL, translated from the coding sequence ATGGAAACTTTTTTTGAAGAGCTTTTTACATACACCAATCATTACAACCAAAAGGTTATAGAGGTTTTAGTTAAAAATGATACAAAAGACCTCAGTAAATCCATCAAACTATTTTCACATATTCTCAACGCTCATAGTCTTTGGAATGCCAAAATCAACCACCTCTCTCCTCCATGTAAACCATGGGACCTCCAAGAAATAAAGAATTTTAATAGCTTAAATAGAAGAAATTTCGAAAGCTCACTTTCTATAATTAAAGAAAGACCAATGGATGAGCTTATAAAGTATCGCCTTGGAAATGGGCAAGAGCTCCAAAACAACGTGCAGGACATGCTTTTTCAAATCATCAATCATAGCACTTACCATAGAGCGCAAATCGCATCAGATTTCAGGGAAAACGGACTAGATCCGATCATGACCGAATATATTGTTTATAAAATGCCTCATCCCCTTTAA
- a CDS encoding SDR family oxidoreductase, whose product MKKTLITGATGELGSLIINFLNKKNSTSDIAVLVRDTKSKKALQYAAQGFDVRQGDYNDPDSLIKAFKGIEQLFLVSGNDIEARIHQHENVIKSAIENQVEHILYTSTVRKIEDSSSPLFPVVNSHRLTEESIIASGMNYTILRHNLYAEVIPLFIGGKEQILQTKNIFLPSENGKSNFVTRKDLAEAEANILTEPEHHKNKIYKFNGNEALNFEKISRLLSEILKARVTYLSPNINTFESTMKNTGLPSEIIGMLTMFSLGIAAGEFEKEKSDLEIILGRKAQSIKTFLQETYI is encoded by the coding sequence ATGAAAAAGACACTTATTACAGGGGCAACTGGTGAACTTGGAAGTTTAATTATTAATTTCCTGAATAAAAAAAACTCCACATCAGATATTGCTGTATTGGTCAGAGATACGAAGTCTAAAAAAGCACTACAATATGCAGCACAAGGCTTCGATGTAAGACAAGGAGACTACAATGATCCTGACAGTCTCATCAAGGCATTTAAAGGAATTGAGCAATTGTTTCTGGTATCTGGAAATGATATTGAAGCCAGAATTCACCAACATGAAAATGTCATCAAATCAGCCATTGAAAACCAAGTTGAGCACATCCTTTATACTAGCACCGTTAGAAAGATAGAGGATTCATCCTCCCCTTTATTTCCTGTGGTCAATAGCCACAGGCTTACAGAGGAAAGTATAATCGCGTCTGGTATGAATTATACAATACTTCGGCATAACCTATACGCCGAGGTTATTCCACTTTTTATTGGTGGAAAGGAACAAATCTTACAAACCAAAAACATATTTCTCCCTTCTGAAAATGGAAAAAGCAATTTTGTAACCAGAAAAGACTTAGCTGAAGCAGAAGCCAACATCTTAACTGAGCCGGAGCATCATAAAAATAAGATTTATAAATTTAATGGAAATGAAGCGCTAAATTTTGAAAAAATTAGCCGACTACTTTCTGAAATCCTTAAAGCAAGAGTAACTTATCTTTCCCCTAATATTAACACCTTTGAATCAACCATGAAAAATACTGGTCTCCCTTCTGAAATAATTGGAATGTTGACCATGTTTAGTCTGGGCATTGCCGCTGGCGAATTTGAGAAAGAAAAATCGGACCTAGAAATCATTTTAGGCAGAAAGGCTCAAAGTATCAAAACCTTTCTTCAAGAAACCTATATTTAA
- a CDS encoding helix-turn-helix domain-containing protein, with translation MDEDILKKYGDVDTCPVRNILDRFGDKWSTLVLLVLGEKEKLRFNELNKYIQTISQKMLTVTLKKLETDGLVNRTIYAQVPPKVEYELTDLGRSLLPNLQNLVKWANDNIDEIKNNRTKVG, from the coding sequence ATGGATGAAGATATTTTAAAAAAATATGGAGATGTGGACACGTGTCCTGTAAGAAATATACTTGATCGGTTTGGGGATAAGTGGTCCACACTGGTTTTATTGGTACTGGGAGAAAAAGAGAAATTAAGGTTTAATGAGTTGAACAAATACATTCAAACAATTTCTCAAAAGATGTTGACTGTCACTCTAAAGAAATTAGAAACAGATGGATTGGTAAACAGAACAATTTATGCTCAGGTGCCTCCAAAAGTCGAATACGAGTTGACTGATTTGGGGAGAAGTCTTTTGCCCAATCTCCAAAATTTGGTAAAATGGGCCAATGATAATATTGATGAAATCAAAAATAATAGAACTAAAGTAGGGTAG
- a CDS encoding helix-turn-helix transcriptional regulator: MLDAFQVIADPNRRKILFLLSKENLSINSLVKNFDISRPAISKHIKILQLGGFVEIQNIGRERVCMIKQDGFDELKSWIAYYDHFWANKLTQLGNLMDEDQRE, encoded by the coding sequence ATGCTTGATGCGTTTCAAGTCATCGCTGATCCCAATAGAAGGAAGATTTTGTTTTTGCTATCCAAAGAAAATCTCTCCATTAACTCACTCGTAAAAAACTTTGATATCAGTAGACCAGCAATTTCTAAACACATAAAAATTTTACAATTGGGTGGATTTGTTGAGATTCAAAACATAGGAAGAGAAAGAGTTTGCATGATCAAACAAGATGGATTCGATGAATTAAAATCCTGGATAGCTTACTACGACCATTTCTGGGCAAACAAATTGACACAGCTTGGAAACCTTATGGATGAAGATCAAAGAGAATGA
- a CDS encoding SRPBCC domain-containing protein produces MNRTIQHTFFYPHPIEVVWSYLTESKLLAQWLMENNFKPEIGHHFYFKTKPKFKLDFDGHIDCEVLKMVKYKSLSYSWKGGGSKENPKLNSIVTWTLQSKNNGTVLSLEHSGFEGLKNYPSYFIMNMGWIKIGKRFLANLNLIDRANA; encoded by the coding sequence ATGAATAGGACAATTCAACATACTTTCTTTTATCCACATCCAATTGAAGTAGTTTGGAGCTACTTGACAGAAAGTAAATTACTGGCTCAATGGCTTATGGAAAACAATTTCAAGCCAGAGATAGGGCATCATTTTTATTTCAAGACCAAGCCTAAGTTCAAATTGGATTTTGACGGACACATTGACTGTGAAGTATTGAAAATGGTCAAGTATAAATCATTGTCGTATTCTTGGAAAGGTGGTGGGAGTAAAGAAAACCCTAAGCTAAACAGTATTGTCACGTGGACACTACAATCCAAAAACAATGGAACAGTTTTATCGCTTGAACATAGTGGATTTGAAGGATTAAAAAATTATCCATCCTACTTTATCATGAACATGGGCTGGATAAAAATCGGCAAACGTTTTTTAGCAAACTTGAACTTAATCGACCGTGCAAATGCTTGA